Proteins encoded together in one Thermogemmatispora onikobensis window:
- a CDS encoding cyclase family protein: MRKEGKVNLMQFIDLSHAIEQGMTVFPGDPEPCIEVVETEPPWQVSRLVLGTHTGTHIDAASHLVPEGKTITQYPPERFLLTGIVVPLEGSGEDAPITAEALRSQLEALPAGGAVLLRTGWDLYWKSERYLRHPYLSPEAAQLLVEAGASLVGIDALSVDSSVQGTQHAHATLLGNDVLIVENLARLDRLVSGVVYQYSFLPLPLRGLDGSPVRALAWRAAS; encoded by the coding sequence ATGCGAAAGGAGGGAAAGGTCAATCTGATGCAATTCATCGACCTTTCTCATGCAATCGAGCAGGGAATGACGGTCTTCCCCGGTGATCCAGAGCCATGCATTGAGGTGGTAGAGACTGAACCCCCCTGGCAGGTGTCGCGCCTGGTGTTGGGGACGCATACCGGCACTCATATTGACGCCGCTTCTCATCTGGTGCCGGAAGGAAAGACCATTACGCAGTATCCCCCTGAGCGCTTTCTGCTGACTGGCATTGTGGTGCCCCTGGAGGGATCTGGGGAGGACGCGCCGATCACGGCGGAGGCGCTGCGGTCTCAGTTGGAGGCGCTGCCGGCGGGTGGCGCGGTGCTGCTGCGTACCGGCTGGGATCTCTATTGGAAGAGCGAGCGCTACTTACGCCATCCTTATCTCTCCCCAGAGGCGGCGCAGCTGCTGGTCGAAGCTGGGGCTTCGCTGGTAGGCATCGATGCCCTCAGCGTCGACTCCAGCGTACAGGGTACCCAGCATGCTCATGCTACTTTGCTTGGCAATGATGTGCTCATTGTCGAGAATCTGGCGCGACTGGATCGGCTGGTTAGCGGCGTCGTTTATCAGTACTCCTTCCTGCCCTTGCCGCTGCGTGGCCTTGATGGTTCCCCTGTACGGGCTCTGGCCTGGCGTGCTGCCTCATAA
- a CDS encoding GNAT family N-acetyltransferase gives MSYVAASVMQHTGTFWALDLDRPIMANSPARLPAAFLRVGPERAEELAAAMKVASSAVVVERFARGCHCYVAYLEEGKVLASYGWISFNHEEIGELGLTIRLRPGRAYIWDCATLPPYRGRRLYPALLIAMARVLQEQGLRRLWIGADASNYASRRGIEVAGFQAVADVTRIAGAELKTRYLLRPWPGAPEEWLQDLSQSLLPKVELVAPQDESQSA, from the coding sequence ATGAGTTATGTGGCTGCTTCTGTGATGCAACACACGGGAACCTTCTGGGCCCTCGATCTTGACCGTCCGATCATGGCCAACTCGCCGGCGCGGCTACCGGCTGCCTTCCTGCGAGTGGGTCCGGAGCGGGCTGAGGAGTTGGCAGCGGCGATGAAGGTGGCCAGTTCTGCCGTAGTAGTGGAGCGCTTCGCGCGGGGATGTCACTGTTATGTAGCTTATCTGGAGGAGGGAAAGGTCCTGGCCTCCTATGGCTGGATCTCCTTCAATCATGAAGAAATTGGTGAGCTGGGACTCACGATCCGTCTTCGGCCAGGGAGGGCTTACATCTGGGATTGTGCCACCTTGCCGCCGTACCGTGGCCGGCGGCTCTATCCTGCTCTGCTCATCGCTATGGCCAGAGTATTACAAGAGCAGGGTCTGCGCCGTCTCTGGATAGGGGCTGATGCCAGCAATTATGCCTCGCGGCGAGGCATCGAAGTGGCCGGTTTCCAGGCAGTAGCCGACGTGACGCGCATCGCCGGCGCTGAACTAAAGACGCGCTATCTGCTACGCCCCTGGCCTGGAGCGCCAGAGGAGTGGCTACAGGATCTGAGTCAGTCCCTCTTGCCCAAGGTTGAGCTGGTTGCGCCGCAAGATGAAAGCCAGTCGGCGTGA
- a CDS encoding VOC family protein encodes MAKLQVQGVHHITFVGSNREAIIEFYRDFLGMPLIMEQPNLDVPEETHLYFDAGDGRLITFFVRADRTNDPTPNPEGIGNLHHLAFTVSRATYTQVARRLNERGIWNTGNIDRGFMDSIYFRDPNGQLLEMACYKFEPPQGYTIADVLAMAHKVRVAAGAYNIQEEHLAEAIAELSQRRAPATVEEGAEARTR; translated from the coding sequence ATGGCAAAACTTCAGGTCCAAGGAGTTCACCATATTACCTTTGTTGGCTCCAATCGCGAAGCGATCATCGAATTCTACCGAGACTTCCTCGGCATGCCTCTCATCATGGAGCAGCCCAATCTTGATGTACCGGAGGAGACCCATCTCTATTTTGATGCTGGAGATGGGCGCCTGATCACCTTCTTTGTGCGAGCTGACCGGACTAATGATCCGACGCCCAACCCCGAAGGCATTGGAAACCTGCATCATCTGGCCTTCACGGTCTCGCGTGCCACCTATACCCAGGTTGCCCGTCGACTCAACGAGCGTGGCATCTGGAACACAGGCAACATTGACCGCGGCTTTATGGACTCGATCTACTTTCGTGATCCGAACGGGCAGCTGTTAGAGATGGCCTGCTACAAGTTTGAACCGCCGCAGGGCTACACGATTGCCGATGTCCTGGCGATGGCTCACAAGGTGCGTGTAGCGGCGGGGGCGTACAATATTCAAGAGGAGCATCTAGCTGAAGCAATTGCCGAACTCAGTCAGCGACGCGCGCCTGCGACGGTAGAAGAGGGAGCGGAGGCACGCACCCGATGA
- a CDS encoding ATP-binding protein produces the protein MSMSSERLVFRLLGVPEVRIAGLPLVLHHQKAQALLYYLAASEGPQPREHLAALLWSEVPEDNARHSLRSNLYVIRRTLQSYGMAGALVVDGPYVSLAEPLLVCDVRRFRQLLLEGSRQALVEAVQLYRGRLLQGFTLNGAPLFDEWLQMEEAALSRAYLTALSRLAAYAEQAGRWEEAIEYLQRLVREDPFSEADQRRLIELSLRCGSLGRAWLQYTQYERFLQQELGLSPPADLQERMREALTNRRAAAACDGGRAGGRCSGSNGPGGQMLPFVGREEPLDHLLQLAAQVARTGQGATVLIQGEDGSGKTRLLDELMARLESLSVDWIMLRGTCSPFDELLAYGPFWEALQGLGLDPLAETLVSASPSLGSALPEEQGRLMWSLWQTLRTLARTAPLLLAIDDLHWANSSTLQLFGFLALRAHQLPILLIGTSASVELVPALQRLLTLGRRHGYVQVLSLAPLTPEVVTALVEALRIVTLPGASTFPAWLYERSGGSPFILLELLRQLQADGVLSESAGERRLDVRRWLRWRVMHALPETAYDLVLWRLIDLDTEVRLLLEILAIANQPLPLALLQEMPEMHNLPLMSIVDQLLWRGLLRETASGCYGLSHALLREAVMHRLSQVRVQQIHRELAAMLERCPALQQDVPRRQIALHAVMGGDSERARRYGLQILDELARENVSTEVALFLQQLYDLVAPAAALEEELRLTMALGQVYRALGQLQQAADWYRRYLTLARQLNDRAACKSAYFELGELALMMNDYREAIACAEAGLAVPDSPREDERQTLFAAGQRLLGAALAMEGSDLVVAEAHLQEAAYALRQCGNLGDLCATLFELGNIAAQYGQLRQALRFYGEAAEAARATHNYYFLALSYNNAAYHHLLLGELEAAKAALAEGRRIAETYELLGALLHLSSTQGELHLYVGEWRAATEVLSQGLALAEELGNLERQAGYRGGLALCARSQGRLEEATALLEEALALIDDYGYHHLRTRLQLWLAEIWLLRAQPAEAAPYLETALATAQQQQRRLLAMRAATLWAWYRAMCGTWEEAERHFREAARLAEELDLPLEQARIQVLQAQAALQAGSAALRAKAVVLLQEAQGMLERYQARGDLAQLPLVATL, from the coding sequence ATGAGCATGTCTTCCGAGCGGCTGGTGTTCCGTCTTTTGGGTGTTCCCGAGGTACGTATCGCCGGTCTACCGTTGGTGTTGCATCATCAGAAGGCGCAGGCGCTCCTCTACTATCTGGCGGCCTCTGAAGGCCCTCAGCCGCGCGAGCACCTGGCAGCCTTGTTATGGAGCGAGGTGCCCGAAGATAATGCCCGCCATTCGCTGCGCTCCAATCTGTATGTCATTCGTCGGACCCTCCAATCGTATGGCATGGCCGGGGCGCTGGTGGTTGATGGCCCTTATGTCTCTCTGGCCGAGCCACTGCTGGTCTGTGACGTGCGGCGTTTCCGGCAGCTCTTGCTGGAGGGCAGCAGACAGGCTCTGGTGGAGGCAGTACAGCTGTACCGCGGGCGACTCTTGCAGGGCTTTACGCTCAATGGAGCCCCGCTCTTCGATGAGTGGTTGCAGATGGAAGAGGCGGCTCTGAGCCGGGCCTATCTGACGGCGTTGAGCCGCCTGGCAGCTTATGCTGAGCAAGCAGGGCGCTGGGAGGAGGCCATTGAATACCTGCAGCGTCTGGTTCGCGAAGATCCCTTCTCCGAGGCTGATCAACGCCGGCTGATTGAGTTGTCTCTGCGCTGTGGCTCTCTCGGGCGGGCCTGGCTGCAATATACGCAATACGAGAGATTTTTGCAGCAGGAACTCGGTCTTTCGCCACCGGCTGATCTGCAGGAGCGCATGAGAGAGGCTTTGACAAACCGCCGGGCTGCTGCTGCCTGTGACGGTGGTCGAGCCGGGGGAAGATGCTCTGGCTCCAATGGGCCTGGCGGGCAGATGCTGCCTTTTGTTGGGCGAGAGGAGCCGCTTGACCATCTACTGCAGCTGGCTGCGCAGGTGGCGAGAACGGGTCAGGGAGCAACGGTCTTGATTCAGGGCGAGGATGGCAGCGGCAAGACCCGGCTATTGGATGAGCTGATGGCGCGGCTCGAATCGCTCTCAGTGGATTGGATCATGCTGCGAGGGACCTGTTCGCCGTTTGATGAATTGCTGGCTTACGGCCCTTTTTGGGAAGCTTTGCAAGGACTCGGCTTAGATCCTCTCGCTGAGACGCTGGTGTCGGCCTCTCCCTCCCTTGGGAGCGCTCTGCCGGAGGAGCAGGGTCGCTTGATGTGGTCGCTCTGGCAGACGCTACGGACCCTGGCGCGCACGGCTCCCTTGCTTCTGGCGATCGACGATCTCCATTGGGCCAATAGCTCGACGCTCCAGCTTTTTGGCTTTCTGGCCCTGCGTGCTCACCAGCTTCCTATCCTACTCATTGGAACGAGCGCTTCGGTTGAGCTGGTTCCAGCTTTGCAACGATTGCTGACACTCGGACGACGGCATGGGTATGTCCAGGTGCTCTCGCTGGCGCCTTTGACTCCGGAGGTGGTGACCGCCCTGGTGGAAGCTCTGCGCATTGTGACTTTGCCGGGGGCCTCCACCTTCCCGGCATGGTTATACGAGCGCTCGGGGGGCAGCCCGTTTATCTTGCTGGAGCTGCTGCGTCAGCTGCAGGCCGATGGGGTCCTGAGCGAAAGTGCTGGGGAAAGGCGGCTAGACGTGCGGCGCTGGCTGCGCTGGCGAGTTATGCATGCGCTCCCAGAGACCGCCTATGATTTAGTGCTCTGGCGCCTGATCGATCTCGATACTGAGGTCCGCCTGCTGCTGGAAATTCTGGCAATTGCCAATCAACCCCTGCCGCTGGCTCTTTTGCAAGAGATGCCAGAAATGCATAATTTGCCTCTCATGTCTATCGTGGATCAGCTACTCTGGCGTGGTTTGCTTAGGGAGACGGCTTCAGGCTGCTATGGTCTCTCGCATGCTCTCTTGCGTGAGGCGGTCATGCATCGCCTGAGCCAGGTGCGGGTGCAGCAGATTCACCGCGAGTTGGCGGCCATGCTGGAGCGATGTCCGGCGCTGCAGCAGGATGTTCCGCGGCGGCAAATTGCTCTGCATGCGGTGATGGGGGGCGACAGCGAGCGAGCCCGGCGCTATGGATTGCAGATTCTGGATGAGCTGGCGCGCGAAAACGTCAGCACGGAGGTGGCTCTCTTCTTACAACAGCTCTACGACCTGGTAGCACCTGCAGCAGCCCTGGAGGAGGAGCTGCGCCTGACGATGGCGCTGGGGCAGGTCTACCGCGCCTTGGGACAGCTCCAGCAGGCGGCTGACTGGTACCGGCGCTACTTGACGCTGGCCCGCCAGCTGAATGATCGGGCGGCCTGCAAGAGCGCCTATTTCGAGCTGGGGGAGTTGGCCCTGATGATGAACGATTATCGCGAAGCCATTGCATGCGCTGAAGCCGGGTTGGCAGTGCCTGATTCGCCCCGGGAAGACGAGCGGCAGACGCTATTTGCCGCTGGTCAGCGCCTGCTGGGTGCGGCGCTGGCGATGGAGGGCAGCGATCTGGTGGTCGCCGAGGCTCATCTCCAAGAGGCGGCGTATGCGCTCCGTCAGTGTGGCAATCTGGGCGACCTCTGCGCGACTCTCTTTGAGTTAGGCAATATTGCGGCTCAATATGGCCAGCTGCGTCAGGCGCTGCGTTTCTATGGAGAGGCGGCTGAAGCTGCTCGGGCGACTCATAACTATTATTTTCTGGCGCTCTCCTACAATAATGCTGCCTATCATCATCTCCTGCTAGGGGAGCTGGAGGCGGCCAAGGCCGCTTTAGCTGAGGGGCGAAGAATCGCTGAGACCTACGAGCTGTTGGGAGCCTTGCTTCATCTCTCGAGTACGCAGGGGGAGCTGCATCTCTATGTGGGGGAGTGGCGCGCCGCGACCGAGGTCCTGAGTCAAGGGCTGGCGCTGGCTGAAGAGCTGGGCAATCTTGAACGGCAGGCAGGCTATCGTGGGGGCCTGGCCCTCTGTGCGCGCAGTCAAGGGCGTCTGGAGGAGGCGACGGCTCTGCTGGAGGAAGCCCTGGCGCTCATCGATGACTATGGTTATCACCATCTGCGCACACGTCTTCAGCTGTGGCTGGCTGAGATCTGGCTGCTACGTGCTCAACCTGCCGAGGCTGCTCCTTATCTAGAGACAGCCCTGGCCACGGCTCAGCAGCAGCAGCGCCGGTTGCTGGCAATGCGAGCTGCGACTTTATGGGCCTGGTATCGGGCAATGTGTGGGACCTGGGAGGAGGCCGAGCGCCATTTCCGCGAGGCTGCCAGGCTGGCTGAAGAGCTGGATCTGCCGCTGGAGCAAGCCCGCATCCAGGTCCTCCAGGCTCAGGCGGCGCTGCAAGCGGGATCGGCTGCTCTGCGCGCGAAAGCGGTTGTGCTTTTACAAGAGGCGCAGGGCATGCTGGAAAGGTACCAGGCGCGCGGCGACCTGGCTCAGCTGCCGCTGGTCGCGACATTGTAA